A genomic region of Candidatus Ancaeobacter aquaticus contains the following coding sequences:
- a CDS encoding nucleotidyltransferase domain-containing protein → MRQLLHNLFQNKPEIELAYLFGSKAKGTDTALSDTDIALLLKNTPHLFDYKLELLREIKQILNSDTIDLVILNNAPPLLRYQAVCFGTMIHCKNDLTPFHYKAKVINEYLDIKPMLDFFTRDAINKIRKA, encoded by the coding sequence ATGAGACAGTTACTACATAACTTATTCCAAAACAAACCTGAGATAGAACTGGCATATCTTTTCGGTTCAAAAGCTAAAGGTACAGACACCGCATTATCTGACACCGACATTGCGCTATTACTTAAAAACACACCACATTTATTCGATTACAAGCTTGAACTTTTAAGAGAAATAAAACAAATACTTAATAGTGATACTATTGACCTTGTCATACTCAACAATGCCCCGCCACTATTGAGATATCAGGCCGTTTGTTTTGGCACTATGATACATTGCAAAAATGATTTAACGCCTTTTCACTATAAGGCAAAGGTGATAAATGAATATTTAGATATAAAACCTATGCTTGATTTCTTTACTAGAGATGCTATAAACAAAATAAGGAAAGCATAA
- the glnD gene encoding [protein-PII] uridylyltransferase, which produces MIINLDKILKNAEKNLTHDPSLTTEAHLTLFKKFLTVEEQRLKIQHRNGVDGLTICRSRSYLIDVLIQHIYKIAHLEYVQKGLPLPKNKCALIANGGYGRNELNPYSDLDILFIYEKKMHPYIKFMIEKILYMLWDTGLSLGHGVRSLDEAIAIAKSDVKMCSSTFESRFIAGEEPLFDQLKKQLDELLSKNTRIANTFISQKIKEREDRHYRFGASMYIQEPNIKECIGGLRDIQSIVWLCMFKYKKVDLAYYEELGFITEKDLKILNHGYDFLMRVRNELHYTAEKKMDILTMIYQKKIAYNLGYKDKHDQLAPEIFMKEYYTHARNIAFITQNVVAKYKEKKAQSRFSLFSNKPKEVADGIILLNNALYIKDSEQINIHSDPQMFFKIFSTAQAHDAALNEDVKSLIRNNLKNVNRTFKSSKESADNFLKIFNTPGKIGVILRQMNETGFLGKYLPEFGKIVCLVQDNYYHKYTADEHTLVAIENLDQLMYKTDKYRELFDKIENPKILYLALLLHDIGKYDAEGHVAVSCIQAQKVLKRLGIDKNISQKIIFLIKNHLTFPHIAQRRDLDDEKLFVDLAKNIKDIDLLYMLVLLTYADAKAVSPGLWNEWKESLIWELFHKTKLQLKGKLTFVPEQKKIDEIKRSVRIILPEEIEDKMITSHLSLMPPKYSLYTPPEIIAQHITLCSELIADKESSVTIEKHIPDPPTAVEITVCTYDKMGLFSLIAGSFTLNNINILSAQINTRSDKIVVDTFSTTDDTGDPYIENKTIKKFKQTLEQTISEKISLSEAITEHKKKIKPKPDILRKKIPTLVTIDNSISHSKTVIEIQSPDNLGLLYTISHTLSILNVNISFAKIHTEKGIAIDTFYITDLKSKKITSDNKINDIKVSLLEALEIT; this is translated from the coding sequence ATGATAATTAATTTAGATAAAATACTCAAAAACGCTGAAAAAAACCTCACACACGATCCATCCTTAACGACAGAAGCACACCTCACACTTTTTAAAAAATTTCTCACCGTTGAAGAACAGCGACTTAAGATACAGCATCGAAATGGTGTCGATGGACTGACAATATGCAGAAGCAGATCATATCTTATTGATGTACTCATTCAGCACATATACAAAATTGCACATCTGGAATATGTACAAAAAGGATTGCCATTGCCTAAAAATAAATGTGCATTAATCGCAAATGGCGGTTATGGCCGCAACGAGCTGAACCCATATTCTGATCTGGATATATTGTTTATATATGAGAAAAAAATGCACCCGTACATCAAGTTCATGATAGAGAAAATACTCTACATGCTTTGGGACACGGGACTTTCATTAGGTCATGGGGTACGTTCTCTCGATGAAGCAATAGCAATCGCAAAAAGTGATGTTAAAATGTGCTCCTCAACATTTGAATCTCGTTTTATTGCGGGGGAAGAACCACTATTTGACCAATTAAAAAAACAATTAGACGAACTTCTCTCTAAAAACACCCGTATAGCTAATACTTTTATTTCTCAAAAGATAAAGGAACGTGAAGACAGGCATTACCGCTTTGGGGCATCTATGTATATACAGGAACCAAATATAAAGGAATGTATCGGCGGATTACGTGATATTCAAAGCATTGTGTGGTTATGTATGTTTAAATACAAAAAGGTTGATCTTGCATACTATGAAGAACTCGGTTTCATTACCGAAAAAGATCTCAAGATACTTAATCATGGATACGATTTTCTTATGCGTGTACGTAACGAACTGCATTATACCGCTGAAAAGAAAATGGATATTCTCACCATGATATATCAGAAAAAGATCGCATATAACCTTGGTTACAAAGATAAACATGATCAGCTTGCACCTGAGATCTTTATGAAAGAGTATTATACTCATGCCAGAAACATTGCTTTTATCACACAAAATGTTGTCGCAAAATACAAAGAAAAGAAAGCGCAATCCCGTTTTAGTCTTTTTTCAAATAAGCCTAAAGAAGTAGCAGATGGCATAATACTTCTTAATAATGCGCTCTATATCAAAGATTCCGAACAAATTAATATACATAGTGACCCGCAAATGTTCTTCAAGATCTTCTCTACAGCACAAGCTCATGACGCCGCGCTGAATGAAGACGTAAAATCTCTTATCAGAAACAATCTGAAAAATGTTAACCGAACATTCAAAAGTTCAAAGGAATCAGCAGATAATTTCCTGAAGATTTTTAACACGCCGGGAAAAATAGGCGTCATCTTAAGACAAATGAATGAAACAGGTTTTCTCGGAAAATACCTCCCTGAATTCGGCAAAATTGTATGCTTGGTTCAGGATAATTATTACCATAAATATACCGCAGATGAACACACCCTTGTCGCTATTGAGAACCTTGATCAGCTTATGTATAAAACTGATAAATACAGGGAACTTTTTGACAAGATCGAGAATCCGAAAATATTGTATCTTGCATTACTCCTGCATGATATTGGAAAATACGACGCTGAAGGACATGTAGCGGTAAGCTGCATCCAAGCACAAAAAGTACTCAAGAGACTTGGTATAGATAAGAATATTTCTCAAAAGATAATCTTCTTGATTAAGAATCACCTCACATTTCCCCATATTGCGCAACGACGGGATTTAGACGATGAAAAATTGTTTGTTGATTTAGCAAAAAATATTAAAGATATTGATCTTTTATATATGCTTGTATTACTTACCTATGCTGATGCAAAAGCTGTATCCCCGGGATTATGGAATGAATGGAAAGAATCTTTGATTTGGGAGCTTTTTCACAAAACAAAACTACAGCTAAAAGGAAAACTGACTTTTGTACCGGAACAAAAAAAGATTGATGAGATAAAACGTAGTGTCCGCATCATTCTTCCGGAAGAAATAGAGGATAAAATGATAACATCACATCTCAGCCTCATGCCGCCAAAATACTCGCTGTACACCCCACCTGAAATTATTGCCCAACATATAACGCTCTGTAGTGAACTGATAGCAGATAAAGAGTCTTCTGTCACAATAGAAAAACATATTCCCGACCCCCCTACTGCAGTGGAAATCACAGTATGCACATACGATAAAATGGGTTTATTTTCTCTTATAGCAGGTAGCTTTACCTTAAACAACATCAATATATTAAGTGCTCAAATAAACACGCGAAGTGACAAAATCGTCGTTGACACATTCAGCACTACCGATGATACGGGAGACCCTTATATAGAGAATAAAACAATAAAAAAGTTTAAACAAACACTTGAACAAACTATATCTGAGAAAATTTCACTTTCAGAGGCCATTACAGAACATAAAAAAAAGATCAAACCAAAACCTGATATTTTAAGAAAGAAAATTCCCACACTTGTTACAATAGATAACTCAATTTCACATTCAAAAACTGTTATCGAGATACAGTCCCCGGACAATCTTGGCCTTCTCTACACAATATCTCACACACTATCCATACTGAACGTCAATATATCATTTGCTAAAATTCATACAGAAAAAGGTATCGCAATAGATACATTCTATATTACTGACCTAAAAAGCAAAAAGATCACCAGTGACAATAAAATAAACGATATTAAAGTATCTCTCCTCGAAGCACTAGAAATCACTTAA
- the glnE gene encoding bifunctional [glutamate--ammonia ligase]-adenylyl-L-tyrosine phosphorylase/[glutamate--ammonia-ligase] adenylyltransferase, whose product MPDKRIHLKDILNTDINSKKYADIISSYGFIDIDKVVTSVRNMVTDDAIYEYFSLIFPTLLDEFSRSPDPDTALNNFDRFINGSFSKIALFLTLSQKSDSVRILIKLLGTSQFLSDALIRNPEYFDWMTDKEVLSLVGDRTALISDIEESVLIFNDYDSRLNSLRRFKRREMLRIGVKDILGMSRVEETVKELSNIGDAVLTAAYRISHDVLYKKYGTPKETNSDNPERDASFAVISMGKLGGEELNYSSDIDVVFVYSEDGMTDVKDIPKAKSITNIEYFTKMGEMILSIIGSTTKEGYVFRIDTRLRPEGNTGPLVRSLESYQEYYAAWGEAWERMALIKARFSAGSEVLGKEFIGAIKPFVYQKSLSQSSIDEIKDIKRRIDHEVSKKGRTFTEVKLGYGGIREIEFTVQVFQLIGGGKNPKLQTPTTLNAIQVLSCADIFNKDDAINLMEAYRFLRVLEHFLQIENELQLHHLPTDNDELNKLAKKLGYADIEEKSAREQLMNDYKRHTDFVHSVHMRIFAKDNTDSNAEGIEYLYENKCSTDSEQYLKEIGFQDIKKAFSNIKFLSEGPGYVHIMPSTVRTFKQFLPDLMKFLKESPDPDMAFNNFERFVSSQGARSVFYKLLDENRNLIKLLVHLGAHSQYLSDTVVTNPDILGQILMPGMLELKKDTSILYKELTARTNMYKSYDDILDEMRRYKKAEIVRIGLKDILGISGLAGTLRDISALADASLKVAVDVALKILVEEYGYPETEIGNKKKASEYAIFGLGKLGGYEMGYSSDLDIVFVYRGDGQTASASKSITNREFFAYFAQKVIEIMTKTTVEGSLYKVDIKISPGGKGEGIVHAFEKYQNYYGTSSMTWERQAFTKARCICGDVSLQKDFEILIADYVYGKCLSSKEIKEIYDMRLLMQKERVKTRDKGYHIKLDPGGIVDIEFIVQVIQLMQGCKDKDVRKTNTLEILTILGEKEYLSGNDFMILHNAYIFMRIIENKIRIVSNHSLDAIPHEEKKLKVLIKRLGENYESIGSSKAFLDQYHVFASKVRAIFDNIFKEK is encoded by the coding sequence ATGCCTGATAAAAGAATACATTTAAAAGATATTCTTAATACTGATATTAACAGTAAGAAATATGCTGATATAATTTCATCGTATGGTTTTATTGATATTGATAAGGTCGTTACCTCTGTACGTAATATGGTTACAGATGATGCGATTTATGAGTATTTTTCCCTTATCTTTCCCACTCTTTTGGATGAGTTTTCCCGTTCTCCTGACCCCGACACGGCTCTTAACAACTTCGATCGTTTTATAAACGGATCTTTTAGTAAGATTGCTTTATTTTTAACATTATCACAAAAATCAGATAGTGTTCGCATACTGATAAAGCTTCTTGGTACAAGCCAGTTTTTATCTGATGCGCTGATACGTAATCCCGAATATTTTGATTGGATGACAGATAAAGAAGTCCTTTCTCTTGTTGGAGATAGAACCGCACTTATTAGCGATATTGAAGAATCTGTTCTCATATTTAATGACTATGATAGCAGACTTAATTCACTCAGAAGGTTTAAAAGAAGAGAAATGCTCCGTATAGGCGTGAAAGATATTCTTGGGATGTCTCGTGTTGAAGAGACGGTGAAAGAACTATCAAACATTGGTGATGCAGTCCTCACTGCGGCATATCGTATTTCGCATGATGTACTCTATAAAAAGTATGGTACACCGAAAGAAACTAATAGCGATAATCCTGAAAGAGACGCATCGTTTGCAGTAATCAGTATGGGAAAACTTGGCGGAGAAGAGCTTAATTATAGTTCTGATATAGATGTTGTCTTTGTCTATTCAGAAGATGGAATGACAGACGTAAAGGATATTCCCAAGGCAAAAAGTATAACCAATATTGAATATTTCACAAAAATGGGTGAAATGATACTCTCAATAATAGGGAGTACTACTAAAGAAGGATATGTCTTTCGTATAGATACGCGTCTTAGACCGGAAGGGAACACAGGGCCTTTGGTGCGATCGCTTGAAAGTTATCAGGAATATTATGCCGCGTGGGGTGAGGCATGGGAGCGTATGGCGCTTATTAAGGCTCGTTTTTCTGCGGGTAGTGAGGTGTTGGGAAAAGAGTTTATTGGTGCGATAAAGCCCTTTGTGTATCAAAAATCACTGAGTCAGAGCTCTATTGATGAGATAAAAGATATAAAACGAAGAATCGATCATGAAGTATCAAAAAAGGGGAGGACATTCACCGAGGTAAAGTTAGGCTATGGGGGTATCAGAGAGATAGAGTTTACCGTACAAGTCTTTCAACTTATTGGTGGTGGAAAAAATCCCAAATTGCAGACGCCAACGACACTTAACGCTATACAGGTGTTATCATGCGCGGATATTTTTAATAAAGATGATGCTATTAATCTTATGGAAGCGTACAGGTTTCTGCGTGTTTTGGAGCATTTTCTGCAGATCGAGAACGAATTACAGCTTCATCATTTGCCGACGGATAATGATGAGCTGAACAAATTAGCAAAGAAACTTGGGTACGCCGATATTGAGGAAAAAAGTGCTCGCGAGCAGCTTATGAACGATTATAAAAGGCATACAGATTTTGTTCACAGCGTACACATGAGAATATTTGCAAAAGATAATACTGATTCTAATGCTGAAGGGATAGAGTATCTCTATGAAAATAAATGTAGTACTGATAGTGAACAGTATCTTAAAGAAATAGGTTTTCAGGACATAAAAAAAGCATTTTCAAACATAAAATTTCTTTCTGAAGGGCCGGGTTATGTACATATTATGCCCTCAACGGTGAGAACATTTAAACAGTTTCTTCCTGATCTTATGAAATTTCTTAAAGAATCTCCTGATCCTGATATGGCCTTCAATAACTTTGAACGCTTTGTCTCATCTCAAGGAGCGCGATCAGTATTTTACAAACTGCTTGATGAAAACCGCAATCTTATAAAATTACTCGTCCATCTTGGCGCACACAGTCAGTATCTCTCAGATACTGTTGTAACAAACCCCGATATACTCGGGCAGATCCTTATGCCGGGAATGCTGGAGTTAAAAAAAGATACGAGCATCTTGTACAAGGAATTAACCGCACGCACTAATATGTATAAAAGCTATGATGATATATTAGATGAAATGAGAAGATATAAAAAAGCTGAAATTGTTCGTATCGGTCTGAAAGATATTTTAGGTATAAGTGGTTTGGCTGGTACTCTTAGAGATATTTCTGCTCTTGCAGACGCATCCTTGAAAGTAGCTGTTGATGTTGCGTTGAAGATTCTTGTAGAAGAATATGGGTATCCGGAGACTGAAATCGGCAATAAAAAGAAAGCTTCCGAATATGCGATATTTGGGCTCGGTAAGCTCGGCGGTTATGAAATGGGGTATAGTTCTGACCTTGATATTGTTTTTGTGTATCGTGGTGACGGGCAAACTGCATCTGCCAGTAAGAGCATAACAAACAGAGAATTCTTTGCGTATTTTGCGCAAAAAGTTATAGAAATAATGACTAAAACGACCGTTGAGGGATCCTTATATAAAGTTGATATAAAGATAAGTCCCGGGGGTAAAGGTGAGGGGATTGTTCACGCATTTGAGAAATATCAGAACTACTACGGTACGTCAAGTATGACCTGGGAAAGACAAGCGTTTACTAAGGCACGTTGTATATGCGGGGATGTTTCTCTACAAAAAGATTTTGAAATATTAATCGCTGATTATGTCTACGGTAAATGTCTTTCGTCAAAAGAGATAAAAGAGATCTATGATATGCGCCTCTTAATGCAGAAAGAAAGAGTTAAAACTCGTGATAAAGGCTATCATATAAAATTAGATCCCGGTGGTATTGTTGATATCGAATTTATTGTGCAAGTAATACAGCTCATGCAGGGATGTAAAGATAAGGATGTTAGAAAAACAAATACATTAGAAATACTTACTATCCTCGGAGAGAAAGAATATCTATCAGGAAATGATTTTATGATATTACATAATGCATATATTTTTATGCGTATTATTGAAAATAAAATACGTATTGTGTCAAATCATTCACTTGATGCTATTCCCCATGAAGAAAAGAAGTTAAAAGTATTGATCAAAAGGTTGGGTGAGAACTATGAAAGCATCGGTTCATCGAAGGCGTTTCTTGATCAATATCATGTATTCGCGAGTAAGGTGAGAGCTATCTTTGATAATATTTTTAAAGAAAAATAA
- the glnA gene encoding type I glutamate--ammonia ligase, translating to MSTCKTPKDVLEMAKKNNAKMVDFKFMDFPGLWQHFSVPICEFSEDKFSEGLGFDGSSIRGWKAINESDMLVMPDPSTALMDPFMSIPTLSLVCNIVDPITKERYLRDPRHIAQKAEEYLKSTGIATTAFYGPEAEFFIFDGIRFDQNASSGYYFIDSAEAIWNSGREESPNLGYKPRHKEGYFPVAPTDSQQDIRSDMVLTMEQCGLHVECQHHEVATAGQGEIDLRFDKMVKMADNLMLFKYIVKNVARKYGKTATFMPKPIFGDNGSGMHTHISLWKGDKPLFPGNGYAGLSDTAMFFIGGLLKHANAIIAFSNPTTNSYKRLVPGFEAPVNLAYSAKNRSAAIRIPMYSQSPKAKRVEFRTPDPSCNPYLAFSAMLMAGLDGIQNKIHPGDPLDKNIYDLPPEELANIPTAPGSLEESLNALKEDNEFLLKGDVFTEDVIQTWIDYKTDSEVNPMRMRPHPYEFFMYYDI from the coding sequence ATGAGCACTTGTAAAACACCAAAAGATGTATTAGAAATGGCAAAAAAGAATAACGCCAAAATGGTAGATTTCAAATTTATGGATTTTCCGGGGTTATGGCAGCATTTTTCTGTCCCGATATGTGAATTTAGCGAAGATAAATTTTCAGAAGGTCTTGGTTTTGACGGATCAAGCATACGCGGATGGAAAGCAATTAACGAAAGTGACATGCTTGTTATGCCGGACCCATCAACAGCATTGATGGATCCTTTTATGTCAATACCGACATTAAGTCTTGTATGTAACATCGTTGACCCTATAACAAAAGAAAGATATTTAAGAGATCCGAGACACATCGCACAAAAAGCAGAGGAGTATTTAAAATCAACCGGTATAGCAACAACTGCGTTTTATGGTCCGGAAGCAGAGTTCTTTATTTTTGACGGGATTCGTTTTGATCAAAATGCTTCAAGCGGATACTATTTCATTGATTCAGCAGAAGCCATATGGAACTCAGGCCGTGAAGAATCCCCGAACCTCGGGTATAAGCCGAGACATAAAGAAGGATATTTTCCCGTCGCACCAACAGATTCTCAGCAAGACATTCGTTCAGACATGGTTTTAACTATGGAACAGTGCGGATTACATGTTGAATGCCAACACCACGAAGTAGCAACTGCCGGTCAGGGAGAGATCGACCTCAGATTTGATAAAATGGTAAAGATGGCGGATAACCTAATGTTATTTAAATACATCGTTAAGAATGTCGCACGCAAATACGGTAAAACAGCAACATTTATGCCGAAACCGATATTTGGTGATAATGGTTCTGGTATGCACACCCATATCAGTTTATGGAAAGGCGACAAGCCGCTATTTCCTGGAAACGGATATGCGGGACTCAGTGATACCGCAATGTTCTTTATTGGCGGACTGTTGAAACACGCTAATGCGATCATTGCGTTTTCAAATCCAACAACAAATTCATACAAAAGATTAGTTCCGGGTTTTGAAGCACCGGTAAACTTAGCCTATTCTGCTAAAAACAGAAGCGCGGCAATAAGAATACCGATGTATTCTCAGAGCCCAAAAGCAAAACGAGTTGAGTTTAGAACACCGGATCCAAGCTGTAACCCATATCTTGCGTTTTCAGCTATGCTTATGGCCGGACTAGACGGTATTCAAAACAAGATTCATCCGGGAGATCCGCTTGATAAGAATATTTATGATTTACCACCGGAAGAGCTTGCAAACATTCCTACAGCACCGGGATCACTGGAAGAATCATTAAATGCTCTCAAGGAAGATAATGAGTTCTTATTAAAGGGTGACGTATTTACAGAAGATGTTATTCAAACATGGATAGATTACAAAACTGATAGCGAAGTAAATCCGATGCGTATGAGACCGCATCCTTATGAATTCTTCATGTACTACGACATCTAA
- a CDS encoding P-II family nitrogen regulator has translation MKLIQAIIKPFKMEDVKEALSTIGITGMTVTEVKGFGRQKGHTEVYRGSEYVVDFLPKIKIEIVLSDDVVEKAIELIKTAAATGKIGDGKIFVIPVEEAIRIRTGKTGEKAL, from the coding sequence ATGAAACTAATCCAGGCAATTATAAAACCATTTAAGATGGAAGATGTAAAGGAGGCACTCTCAACAATCGGTATTACAGGAATGACCGTTACAGAGGTAAAGGGGTTCGGCCGTCAAAAAGGCCACACTGAAGTATACAGAGGCAGTGAATATGTGGTCGATTTTTTACCAAAGATAAAAATAGAAATTGTGCTTTCTGACGATGTTGTCGAAAAAGCAATCGAACTCATTAAAACAGCTGCCGCAACGGGAAAGATCGGAGACGGAAAAATATTTGTTATACCCGTTGAAGAAGCTATCAGGATACGTACAGGTAAAACAGGAGAAAAAGCGCTTTAG